ATTGACTTGCCTGCCCTCGGGGCATTTATGCCGAAATGGACTGCGTTAAAACATTCGATGCACAGATGCTTGTTGCACGTCGAACAAGTATGATATTCGTCGTTCTTGCCACACATTTCACAAAGCGTCAATAATAATAACACACCTCGTATCGAGATGCAGAGACAAAGGAACATCACGGGTTTTGGATGATGAATTTATCACTAGCTCTTAGATGGTTGTTCTAGTATATTAGGGGCTTGTAATGGCATCATAAAGATATACACTACATGGCTCTGGCTTCTTGGCGCCATGGCCTTACGGATTAAATTCCAGATCGGCTGTTTCATTATATTGTTGGCACCTGATGGCAAAAATGCTGCTCCTGCTACGCCATGCCAAGTCGAGCTGGAAGAATCCAGAGCTGGCCGACCGCGATAGGCCGCTCAACAAGCGTGGAAAACGCGACGCGCTACGCATGGGAAGGCTGCTGGACGAAGAAGGCCTGGTACCTGATGCGATCCTCAGCTCTACGGCCGTCCGCGCCCAGGACACGGCCGCCGCAGTGGCAAAATCCTGCGGCTATGACAGACGGCGGATCACGCATATCGAATCGTTGTATGCGTCCGGCCCGGAGGAATACCTGAATGTCCTGCGCCGCCTGCCAGACGATCCAAAAGTGGTGCTGGTGGTGGGCCACAATCCGGGCATGGAGGAATACCTGGAGATCCTGACAGGGCAACCGGAAGCAATGCCG
The sequence above is drawn from the Nitrososphaera viennensis EN76 genome and encodes:
- a CDS encoding SixA phosphatase family protein translates to MAKMLLLLRHAKSSWKNPELADRDRPLNKRGKRDALRMGRLLDEEGLVPDAILSSTAVRAQDTAAAVAKSCGYDRRRITHIESLYASGPEEYLNVLRRLPDDPKVVLVVGHNPGMEEYLEILTGQPEAMPTAALAFVKLPIKRWSALDDNTKGKLKTVWRPKEL